One window of candidate division WOR-3 bacterium genomic DNA carries:
- a CDS encoding carboxymuconolactone decarboxylase family protein — MNEQDKEKINNIIKGRKYAHDYLKARRSRTYEAFLEMEKAAFSCGALERKFKEMIAIGISVVVNCESCMQCHIREALNAGATEEQVLEAIEVGMEMGGGPATVTSRFAISVLEYYTRKDRSGSSV, encoded by the coding sequence ATGAATGAACAGGATAAAGAAAAGATCAACAATATCATCAAAGGCCGAAAGTACGCGCATGACTATTTGAAAGCAAGAAGATCCAGGACATATGAGGCGTTTCTCGAAATGGAGAAAGCGGCGTTTTCCTGCGGAGCACTCGAAAGGAAATTCAAGGAGATGATCGCCATCGGTATATCAGTGGTGGTAAATTGCGAGTCATGCATGCAGTGTCACATACGGGAAGCATTGAATGCGGGTGCAACAGAAGAACAGGTCCTTGAAGCGATCGAGGTCGGCATGGAAATGGGTGGCGGACCGGCCACGGTGACAAGCCGTTTCGCCATTAGCGTTCTCGAATATTACACGAGGAAAGATAGGTCTGGATCATCTGTTTAA
- the arsN2 gene encoding arsenic resistance N-acetyltransferase ArsN2 has product MNDVQIRRAVVDDEARIRELLRESQLPFEDVGKHLVNFLVAEHNNAVVGAVGLEVYGEIALLRSLAVKASHKNKGIGRKLYDGIIAYARLKGVNRFYLLTTTADQLFRKLGFIDVDRNRLPDEIRMTDEFRRLCPETAICMAKDIDKDIYYVPKSMQDLAESVPGARMLAVPLERAMLTYFEVAPGTKFERHKHESEQITFVIEGELFFEIDGRVVRVGPGEVIAIPSNAPHAAYAENEHVRAVDAWSPVRIDFIQKT; this is encoded by the coding sequence ATGAATGATGTTCAGATTCGTCGTGCGGTCGTTGACGACGAGGCACGGATACGGGAACTGCTCAGAGAATCTCAACTGCCATTCGAAGATGTTGGAAAACACCTTGTTAACTTTCTTGTAGCAGAGCATAATAATGCCGTCGTCGGCGCTGTCGGTCTGGAAGTATACGGCGAGATAGCACTTCTCCGGTCGCTCGCCGTCAAGGCTTCACACAAGAACAAAGGTATTGGCAGGAAACTATACGATGGGATTATCGCGTATGCCCGGCTCAAAGGTGTCAATAGATTTTATCTTTTAACCACAACGGCCGATCAACTTTTCCGCAAATTGGGTTTTATTGATGTCGATCGAAATAGATTACCAGATGAGATCCGCATGACAGATGAATTCAGGAGGCTGTGCCCGGAGACTGCAATCTGTATGGCTAAGGACATCGACAAGGATATCTATTACGTGCCGAAAAGCATGCAGGATCTCGCCGAGAGTGTCCCTGGAGCCAGAATGCTGGCTGTTCCCCTGGAGAGGGCGATGCTCACTTATTTTGAGGTTGCCCCGGGCACAAAGTTCGAGAGACACAAGCACGAGAGCGAGCAGATAACCTTCGTCATTGAAGGGGAACTTTTCTTCGAAATAGATGGCCGTGTTGTACGTGTAGGACCTGGCGAAGTCATCGCCATCCCCTCGAACGCGCCTCATGCTGCATACGCGGAGAACGAACATGTGCGCGCGGTCGATGCATGGTCTCCAGTCCGGATAGACTTTATTCAAAAAACATGA
- a CDS encoding flavin reductase family protein: protein MKKVVEGNILNPLPVALVGTLINGRPNYAVIGYMSPFDFGKHVFFSLYKKRYTRIGIQENKTFSVNIPSEEMIKEVVICGSKSGRDVDKSQLFHNFYGDLETAPMIRECPLNMECSVTEMLDYDPNEGIIGRVVKSYVDPEFAIDGTIDMQSVKLIAWTTGGDFAYYRLGEKITLPQDETK, encoded by the coding sequence ATGAAAAAAGTTGTTGAGGGAAACATATTGAATCCATTGCCAGTAGCGCTTGTAGGTACATTGATTAACGGGCGGCCAAATTATGCAGTAATAGGGTATATGTCGCCATTTGATTTTGGGAAACATGTTTTTTTCAGTCTTTATAAGAAGCGTTATACTAGAATCGGTATTCAGGAAAACAAGACATTCAGCGTGAATATACCGTCAGAAGAAATGATAAAAGAAGTTGTGATCTGCGGCAGCAAGTCCGGCCGGGATGTCGATAAATCGCAGCTCTTTCACAATTTTTATGGTGATCTCGAAACGGCGCCGATGATAAGAGAGTGTCCTCTGAATATGGAGTGTAGTGTTACCGAGATGCTCGATTACGATCCGAATGAAGGGATAATTGGCAGAGTGGTTAAATCTTATGTTGATCCAGAGTTTGCGATTGATGGCACTATCGATATGCAGAGCGTCAAGCTGATAGCGTGGACAACGGGCGGTGATTTCGCCTATTACAGACTCGGCGAGAAAATAACGCTGCCGCAAGATGAAACTAAGTGA